The Streptomyces griseiscabiei genomic sequence GAGTACGGCCTCGCTCAGCGCCGTGTCGGTGACCTCGACGCCGGTCCGGGCGTCGTGGGTCACCACGGCCCGGTCGCCGTCCACATCCAGTCCGGCGTTCTCGGCCGTGGCGGTGACACCGGCCAGGGGGCGGGCGGCCTCGGGGGCGGAGCGCAGTCCCTTGCCGTCCAGCTTCGGGGTCAGTCGGCCGGAGGCGTCCGGCCGCATCGTCAGGTGTTCGCCCAGCACGTCCGGGCCGAGCGTGAACCGTCTGCCGTCGGCGGTGAGGGTGACGGGCGCCGACATGGCCGGCCGGGCGAACTCGCGCACCGCCCGTCGTACCTCCTCGGCCGCCACCTTCGGCTCGGCGTCGCGGGTGGGCAGGGCCGTGACCGTGTCCGCCGTGGTGTGCAGGAAGGAGGTCCGGAGGGTGTCGACGGCGGCGTCCACGTCCAGTGCGTAGCCCCGGCGCGGAGCGACCTGTTCGACATGGCCGTGCTCGAAGGTCACGGCTCCGTCGCGGACCTTCTGGTCGAGGTCGCGCGCCAGTTTTCCGAGGACGGTGCGGGCCTTGTCCTCGTCGACGTGTACGACCGGCTCGACGGCGCCCCCCGAGCGGAAGAACGCGCCGAGCACGCCGGCCGGATCGGAGGCCGTGCGCGTCGCCCGGTCGACGGTCCGCTCGGCGTCGAAGCTGAGTCCGGCCTGCCGCGGGTCGACGGTCCCGGCGCGGTCGCCGACCTTCACGGCCAGCTCCCGCGAGGCGGCCACCGTCAGGTGTTCGTCCAGCTTGCGGATGGCTTCGGTGCGGCTGAGGCCCCCGATGTCCACCCCGTCCACGGTCGTACCGGATTCGATCTCACCGCCCGTGACGAGCAGCCCCGTCAGATAGAGGCCGCCGAGGCCGACGGTCAGCGCACCGCCCGTCAGGGCGAGGGGTCGCACGGAGGCTATTCGAGGGCGCATGGGTCTCCCGGGCCGGGGATCGGTGGGCGGTGCGTTCGACGACGCGGCGCCACGGGCGGGGCGAGCACCTCAAGCTACCCATAACGGGTGACATGGTGATATGTCGCAGATCACTTGCCCTGCGGGAGCGCCCTGCGCGAGCGGCATCGGCACCTCGCAGCGTGACCGCCCGTGACAGCCGGCCACCTTCGGTGACATCCGGTCGTCCCCACGCGAAAGGGCGCCTGGCCCGGGTGGATACCCGGGCCAGGCGCCCTTCGATGCCTAGATGCCTAGATGCCTAGATGCCTACCGGTGAGGATCAGCCGGTCACGGGCTCGAGCTTGGCGCGGAAGTGCCTCAGGATCGGCGACTGCTCGAAGATGCGGTAGCCGTGGACGGAGTCGGCGTCCTTGGCGATGCGCTCCAGGGTCCTGCCGACGTGGTCGTAGTGGCTGCGGGTGTAGACGCGGCGCGGCAGTGCGAGCCGGACCAGCTCGTAGGGAGCGCTCTTGGTGGGGTTGCCGTCCTCGTCCTCCTCGCCGAGGTACAGGGAACCGAGCTCGGCCGAGCGGATGCCGCCTTCGAGGTAGAGGCGGCAGGCGAGGGCGTGACCCGGGTAGTGGTGGGGCGGTATGTGCGGGAGCAGACGGCCCGCGTTGAGGTAGAGGGCGTGCAGGCCCGGGGGTTCGAGGATGTCGACGCCCGCCGAGCGGACCCGGTCGGCGAGGTGGGAGGCGACGTCGGCCCGTTCCGCGAGGTACGCGGGCTCGGTCACCTCCAGCAGACCGGTGGCCATCATGTCGAGGTCGCGGCCCGCGAGTCCGCCGTAGGTGGCGAAGCCCTCGGTGGCGATGAGGAGCCGTTCGCACTTCTCGGCGAGTT encodes the following:
- a CDS encoding VanW family protein, which codes for MRPRIASVRPLALTGGALTVGLGGLYLTGLLVTGGEIESGTTVDGVDIGGLSRTEAIRKLDEHLTVAASRELAVKVGDRAGTVDPRQAGLSFDAERTVDRATRTASDPAGVLGAFFRSGGAVEPVVHVDEDKARTVLGKLARDLDQKVRDGAVTFEHGHVEQVAPRRGYALDVDAAVDTLRTSFLHTTADTVTALPTRDAEPKVAAEEVRRAVREFARPAMSAPVTLTADGRRFTLGPDVLGEHLTMRPDASGRLTPKLDGKGLRSAPEAARPLAGVTATAENAGLDVDGDRAVVTHDARTGVEVTDTALSEAVLPLLTGADAAARTGDVAVRRIQPEVTRENAAGLGLTEKMSSFTVNFEPAAYRTKNIGRAAQLINGSVVMPDKTWSFNRTVGQRTEANGFVEGIMILDDQFTKASGGGVSALATTVYNAMFFAGVEPVEHGAHSFYIERYPEGREATVAWGSLDLRFANDSGHAMYIKAESTDTSVTVTFIGTKRYDEIKSVKGPRTHVEPPAKKVSTDEKCVPQTPLEGFDVTVERVFYDGGREVRREPFHTHYTPRDEITCEIPEKPKNSEKPKES